Part of the Spinacia oleracea cultivar Varoflay chromosome 5, BTI_SOV_V1, whole genome shotgun sequence genome, ACTATGATCTACAAGCTGATATAAAAAATGATGACAAATAGAATGCAACCAGTCATTGGAGAAATAGTGGGTTCAGCACAATCTGGGTTTATTCCAGGGAGAGTCATTTCCGATAACATCCTAATGGCTACTGAGTTGGTAAAATGCTATTCCAGGAAACATGTGTCCCCTAGATGTATGATAAAAGTAGACCTTAAAAAGGCCTATGATTCCTGGAATGGCCTTTCTTGAAGAGTATGTTGCAAGACCTGGGCTTTCCTGATAAGTTTGTAAAGTGGATTATGGCTTGCCTATGCTCAGTGTCTTATTCTATTCTGGTGAATGGGTTTCCTTCCAAGCCAATTCCTGCTCAGAAGGGGTTGAGACAGGGTGATCCAATGTCACCATTCCTGTTTGCAATAGGAATGGAATACCTGTCTAGATGCTTGTCCTCCCTCAACAATTCAAAAGGATTCAGATTTCACCCAAGATGTAAAAGAATAGAGCTGACTCacttgatgtttgcagatgacttACTAATGTTTGCTAGGGGAGATGATGCTTCTGTTTCTCTCCTTTTTGAGGCTTTCTCTAAATTTTCTGCTGCTTCCGGTTTGGAAGCTAATATGATGAAGAGTGAACTGTATTTGGCTGGTGTGCCTGATTCTGTAGCTCAAAGTATCCTAGCTAAGATTGGCATCCCTAGAGGTTCTTTCCCCTTTAAGTACCTTGGTGTCCCCCTCTCAACTAGGAAATTGAGCTTTACAGACTGTAAGCCTCTGATTGAGAAGACTGTAGCAAGGGTCAGAAGTTGGTCTGCAAAACTACTCAGTTATGCTGGAAGGTTGCAACTGGTTAGATCAGTTTTATTTGGCATCCAGTTGTACTGGTGTCAGATATTCATTATGCCTAAGAAGGTTTTGAAAGAGATTCAAAGAATTTGTAGGTGTTTCTTATGGACTGGAGCTGAAGGGAACTCAAGGAAAGCACTAGTTGCTTGGGATCAGTTGTGCTTGCCTAAAGTTTGTGGGGGTTGGAACCTTAAAGACTTACCTCTGTGGAACAAGTCAGCTGTTGCAAAACACTGCTGGGCTTTGTCCTTGAAAGATGATAAGTTGTGGGTGAAATGGATCCACACATACTATGTGAAGCATAATGATTTCTGGACCATGCCAATTCCCAATGGCCTTTCTTGGTCATTAAAGAAGATTTGGCAACAAAGGGAGACTCTGAGTAGTTCTGATGATATGCAGAAGTTTGTAATTTCAGGGAAATTTAATATTCAGAGGCTGTATAATCATTTGAGGCAACAAGGGGAATCTGTGAGATGGAAGAGAATTGTTTGTAACAGCCATGCTAGCCCTAAAAGTGCGTTTATTGTGTGGTTGGCCCTGCAGGATAGACTTGCAACTAAAGATAGGCTGAGACGATGGAATATTATTGCAGATAGTGTTTGTAGCCTATGTCACAACACTGATGAAAGTAGAGATCACCTTTTCTTTGAGTGTAGTTATTCTGCTGACATATGGAGCCAGGTTCTGCAGAGAAGTGGAATACATAGAGCTTCTGTAACTTGGAATGAAGAGGTGCAGTGGGTTCAGAAAGCAAGCAGGAGTACTAGAAGCAAAGCTAGATTGTGTAATAGTCTGTTCTGTGAAACTGTGTACTCTATCTACTTATAGTTATTCTGCTGACATATGGAGCCAGGTTCTGCAGAGAAGTGGAATACATAGAGCTTCTGTAACTTGGAATGAAGAGGTGCAGTGGGTTCAGAAAGCAAGCAGGAGTACTACAAGCAAAGCTAGATTGTGTAATAGTCTGTTCTGTGAAACTGTGTACTCTATCTACTTAGCTaggaattctaaaattttctCTAACCAGTTTGAAAGTAGCTTATGTATTGTAAACAGAATTTTGTTTAGGGTAGCTTGTAATAGCTAGTTGTTGCTTTGCCTGTTGTGGTTGTGGCTTGGTTGTTATGGAGTTAGGGTCTTTTTGCCCTcttggtaattaataaaatcttattacttgccaaaaaaaaaaaaaaatcacttaaatacttgttccgttcacgtactatttgtgtgaccctacgagttcagtcaagagtaagctgtggattaatattattaattccactcgaactgaagcgacctaCTAGGCATTCGGCTCACTTGatatcactgaattattaacatgcataattaaataatactgaaccgcatttattagacttagcattgaatgcatacttggaccaagggcattatttccttcagtctcccacttgtccttagggacaagtgtgcattgcctaattccgtTGTCGCTTGacgcttgctcatgaacataagctAAGAGTAGTCAtgcttattatgtccagaggtatttctcggtttaagagttcaactgatcaaataaacagataaccataagcctatgattcatctgagcacggccatgcaatttttagctctccgagtgaccttgtacaactttcagcatctcatcccgatttatgggaggacaatcccaatcttgtgatcttgaggttagacttcgtttgataggtgattaccagagtgttgccgttatagcctccttttacggtgcgacggttcacaacgtcaaagtaaccagttctcaaacaagtaatctcaaatcactcaggtattgaggatcagtgtctaataaggtaatgaaatttacgtatgacagattttcatctcttacagtaaagtttcataggtctgtccgatactagtcttctcaaagtaagtatctatgcaaatgattgggacatttccatgtccacatagttcaagaaacagaactactagtcatcttgcattctagtcttcTAGCgatttctatgcgtccacctttatagagaacttccgaccagggaccattttcaactttggacattcaagttcacttgatagacatttcttagtcacaggactggtcctgacagtctatcttgaatatatcttcaaattgaaaggactcatcatttaatactaaaccaagattaaatgcaATATGAAAaaacatttcatatatgataaatgttcaaccccaatgttttacaaccacaagcctcaaacccatctttaaaacaattcatgaaATTCAAAGCTattcttgatttccagtgctacaatgtgagtgtttcttctcacttgtcgcataggtttagttatcatgctttgccaatcttaatatccttttcatcgaatgttcttcgagatcggatgataagatcttttgagtatgtttattttgtgatctagtctttcttgctagaatagtggttctacacatttcgcaatgaagaaccatcaagtcagcagacatatgattcacccaagttcaatgaagaactcttaacgtaaacaaccctgttttattgcttcttagacaATAAATACTTTTACTttaactgtataggttgctagtgatgctttgtttagatttacttatccaagcagttcacagatatgtggaaagactttccatctgtatctcagaacatagaaattaatgtttaatttcccacgcaagaactcatggtctccaatccatgttgtcatttcaaaacacgatgctctatagctcgtccttgctaATGGTTAACTcgaaagggatcttgcttgatcctttgccagtgtttatgcgtgtagcatcaatatttagcatatcttcatttccttgaaccaagaactgttcctatgtaccttttccagtaccataagtttttcttgatctcaatctagttgatctttacttagaccaatagagattggtatatgttcgtcatgcctaaagtcaaacgatacatttttggcgatcctcatattatatcgtacatgataaattattttgcagaataattcccaattgaattctattcatgtaactttagctcattcagttttaGTAGAtattgaatccagctaaattctttgacatataatataggtgaagaatctcatttagatcctttgatgtttaacttagtaaatgcttatacatagttcaaacattcatcacttagatttattcatatgggtcgaatatctccaatggagtctttcgtgtttgatttagtaaatgccattacttaatctaaaacgatatcataagatctttgtaaatagatcttaatacccagtatgtactttgtttcgccttggtccatcattgatgattaatttcaaatctaagtcattagcatttgaatgttgtttcacaatagagagatatgtgtgtgatacacataggaccaattaagttttacgtactcccactaaacttcttatatatctataagaattatgtacattttatggtGTAGCGCACGATAAGGTACTCTGCTATCGTACACCCACCATTGAAAATGGCGAGGAATAAGAAGAATCAGAAACAAGAAGTTCGTGAGATCAATGAGGAGGCCTCGGCGCTTCTTCATACTGCCTCTTTGCGCCCAATGAACCAGCATCGGTTGAGAAACACCATACCCAGCAATGGAGATGAAGTTCGAATGCCGCCGATAATCATAACGTCATTCCCGTCGCATCCTTCTGCTGGACCACCTTCACCACACACTCAGGAAGCTATTGCGGCGTACCATGCTGCCATCAACTACTCTCCTTCGTACCAATCGGAAACCAGGGGTATTCACTCCGAGATTGTGGGAGGTATGGAAGAAGGACAGGGGGGGTGGGAGATTGGGTGGCTCTACTCTGGAAAGGGTGAAGGAGATGGTGAGAAACGTTAATGTTGTACTGGGTTTGACAAATGGTACGGAAACCCTCGCAAGCAAAGGGGATCTTGAACCCTCTGAAACAGAGCATGGTGGTAACTCTGGAGACCTTGGAGAAGAAGGAACTAGACCTCCATTAGAACAACATCACACCAGTGTTGACCCGAAATCACCTTGGGTGAACTTATTTCGAGGACCTCAACTCACTGGCAAAGGTAACTCCCTCTCCTTTATTGCTCCCACAATTTTGGAAGGTACTCCTGTTGCTATGCTTGACAAGGTTGATATGAGTAAAATGGCTGCTATTTGGGATTGTGCTTTGATCATGTATGTTGTTGGTGATAAACCCTCCATTGGGGCAGTAATTAGGTATATTGATAGGAATGGGGTCATGTTGGTAAGCCTAATGTGTTTCTACA contains:
- the LOC110793820 gene encoding uncharacterized protein; the encoded protein is MEIPSIAEEVVPTGDVYTPKTDHTTALDDGWRVVSRRKREAKTQNIFLGLAQVHAVVADISEEEGEGEGEDEEGLNDPSKVGEVKRFAVDNKIVVFALLETRVKNNNHLKIQRKFGQTWRWEMNYSASPRGRIWVGWKHQVVTVHLTKCTEQLIHVDVLAKSGNFQTAFTAVYGLHSVETRRPLWTDLIQLSTVIVGPWLIMGDFNAVLYSGDRILSMMLKPEILRVVDFMNPGLSDHSPLLLNCRVEWAAGGRPFKIFNYMATHVDFLKIVQDGWAQRCTGSLMFSLWQKLKVVKGGLKTLHQKEFARLDEKIDLLRQELDEVQSELANDSTDTELQHKESASPHLTGIDIELVREVKQLSPLAAENLIQPVTNKGIDEALKGIDVNKAPGIDGLNGLFFRKAWDIVKEEVYAAVKNFFQTGHMLRMQPVIGEIVGSAQSGFIPGRVISDNILMATELSMLQDLGFPDKFVKWIMACLCSVSYSILVNGFPSKPIPAQKGLRQGDPMSPFLFAIGMEYLSRCLSSLNNSKGFRFHPRCKRIELTHLMFADDLLMFARGDDASVSLLFEAFSKFSAASGLEANMMKSELYLAGVPDSVAQSILAKIGIPRGSFPFKYLGVPLSTRKLSFTDCKPLIEKTVARVRSWSAKLLSYAGRLQLVRSVLFGIQLYWCQIFIMPKKVLKEIQRICRCFLWTGAEGNSRKALVAWDQLCLPKVCGGWNLKDLPLWNKSAVAKHCWALSLKDDKLWVKWIHTYYVKHNDFWTMPIPNGLSWSLKKIWQQRETLSSSDDMQKFVISGKFNIQRLYNHLRQQGESVRWKRIVCNSHASPKSAFIVWLALQDRLATKDRLRRWNIIADSVCSLCHNTDESRDHLFFECSYSADIWSQVLQRSGIHRASVTWNEEVHYSADIWSQVLQRSGIHRASVTWNEEVQWVQKASRSTTSKARLCNSLFCETVYSIYLARNSKIFSNQFESSLCIVNRILFRVACNS